In Saccharomycodes ludwigii strain NBRC 1722 chromosome III, whole genome shotgun sequence, one DNA window encodes the following:
- the PIN2 gene encoding Pin2p (similar to Saccharomyces cerevisiae YOR104W | PIN2 | Psi+ INducibility): MILEFLKLSVANNELQPHFCPKELLVNHSLNSKRSEWDDALDTAKSFKSWSTCMDNKACKIIVIVLIVIGSIIAIWIIGSLLRMLKYGVSGIFEFFCWCYPKNSRNSGINNDQMYPMMYNQQPQQNLPVPPTVIYQPIKEPHASYSPVRGTSAGHQTPTYYDEYGDEFENHADINGYNDDTTNNPSGKDVLLQDSSPRKRPLNKKKRKKKANMDNTVSPNQNVSDGYYPQPFTDQDDWINPNHKKRVVSDENSYEVVDDTTSTINLPQVRVFQPSSSHTQSPYGVTTGNNNNSNRTLGVLDENHEVGMFDYRGGSNNVDQQRDRRNNNHHVSNYDLQDDDDDDDDIVVYPDFNQNGNHLANARNSTNNSNGQNTYPDFYRHGAY, from the coding sequence ATGATACTtgagtttttaaaattatcagTTGCAAATAATGAGCTTCAACCGCATTTTTGTCCCAAAGAATTACTTGTTAACCACAGCTTAAACAGCAAGAGAAGCGAATGGGATGATGCCCTAGATACTGCTAAATCCTTTAAGAGTTGGAGTACATGTATGGACAACAAAGCTTGTAAAATTATAGTTATTGTATTAATAGTTATTGGAAGCATTATAGCTATTTGGATCATAGGCTCTTTATTAAGAATGCTTAAATATGGTGTTTCCGGTATTTTcgaatttttttgttggtgTTATCCGAAAAATTCTCGTAATAGTGGTATAAACAATGACCAAATGTACCCTATGATGTATAATCAACAACCCCAACAAAATTTACCCGTTCCTCCAACCGTTATCTATCAGCCTATCAAAGAACCTCATGCTAGTTATTCACCGGTAAGAGGAACAAGTGCAGGGCATCAAACCCCAACTTACTATGATGAATATGGCGATGAGTTTGAAAACCACGCAGATATAAATGGTtataatgatgatactaCTAATAACCCAAGTGGTAAAGATGTACTACTACAAGATTCATCACCAAGGAAAAGacctttaaataaaaaaaagaggaaaaagaaagctAACATGGACAATACAGTTTCACCTAATCAAAACGTATCGGATGGCTACTACCCACAGCCTTTCACCGATCAAGATGATTGGATCAACCCTAATCATAAGAAACGTGTGGTTAGTGATGAAAATTCATATGAGGTTGTAGACGATACAACAAGTACTATAAATTTACCACAAGTTAGAGTATTTCAACCTTCATCTTCGCATACACAGTCTCCATATGGTGTTACAACAGggaataataacaatagtaatagaaCACTGGGCGTTTTAGATGAAAATCATGAAGTTGGTATGTTCGACTACAGAggtggtagtaataatgttgACCAACAAAGAGAtagaagaaataataatcacCATGTTTCCAATTATGATTTgcaagatgatgatgacgatgacgACGATATTGTCGTTTATCCTGATTTTAACCAAAATGGTAATCATCTTGCTAATGCCAGAAATAGCACTAACAATAGCAACGGACAAAATACGTATCCGGATTTTTATAGGCACGGTGcttattaa
- the OCA1 gene encoding putative tyrosine protein phosphatase OCA1 (similar to Saccharomyces cerevisiae YNL099C | OCA1 | Oxidant-induced Cell-cycle Arrest) encodes MTTNDNSVSSINIEKGYEEDEDNYVLDEEVEDNTNKYTNNNNIYININGKNNSNDANNILCKNTVVPPLNFCPVERYLYRSGQPSPVNFPFLDTLNLKTIIWLSNEDPQDALLDFCELSRIELQFAAISPEGGEDDNPWDGLTEHSIINALETIVQKKNYPLLVCCGMGRHRTGTVIGCLRRIMKWNLASCSEEYRRFTGSRGGRILVELLIEAFNTDLVEINENEAPDWLLNAVNGGKDKA; translated from the coding sequence atgaCCACCAACGATAATAGCGTCAGTAGCATCAATATAGAGAAAGGAtatgaagaagatgaagacAACTATGTACTAGATGAAGAAGTAGAagataatactaataagtatacgaataataataatatatatataaatataaatggtaaaaataatagtaatgatgctaataatatacTTTGCAAGAATACTGTTGTTCCAcctttaaatttttgtcCTGTGGAACGTTATTTGTATAGATCTGGTCAACCGTCACCAGTAAATTTCCCCTTTTTAGATACcttaaatttgaaaactaTAATATGGTTAAGTAATGAGGATCCACAGGACGCTTTGTTAGATTTTTGTGAATTAAGTCGTATCGAATTACAATTTGCGGCAATCAGTCCAGAAGGCGGTGAGGATGATAATCCATGGGATGGTTTAACTGAACATTCGATAATTAATGCATTGGAAACTATagtccaaaaaaaaaactatccATTATTGGTATGCTGCGGAATGGGGAGGCATAGAACCGGCACTGTTATTGGTTGCTTGAGAAGAATTATGAAGTGGAATCTAGCAAGTTGTAGTGAAGAGTACAGGAGGTTTACGGGTAGTAGGGGTGGTAGAATATTAgtagaattattaattgaaGCTTTCAATACTGACTTAGTAGAGATCAATGAGAATGAAGCTCCAGATTGGTTATTAAACGCTGTTAATGGGGGTAAAGATAAAGCATGA
- the OST2 gene encoding dolichyl-diphosphooligosaccharide-protein glycotransferase (similar to Saccharomyces cerevisiae YOR103C | OST2 | OligoSaccharylTransferase), producing the protein MKQDNTSSTNIFVQLKNNVLNDYFNQTIKNNNNLLILDLFNLSLVIIGLLQCIFMLLIRDTFPFNAFLSGFISCVSQFVLNVSLRLQIVSPFRNISEKRAFAEYIFTSLILHFICLHFIN; encoded by the coding sequence ATGAAACAAGATAATACCAGTAGTACTAATATTTTCGTAcagttaaaaaataatgtgTTAAATGACTACTTTAATCAAAccattaaaaacaataataatttattaattttagatttatttaatttgaGCTTAGTTATAATTGGTCTTTTACAgtgtatttttatgttgTTGATCCGTGATACTTTTCCATTCAACGCATTTTTGAGTGGTTTTATAAGTTGTGTTTCTCAATTCGTTTTAAATGTAAGTCTAAGATTACAAATAGTTTCACCATTCCGTAATATTAGTGAGAAAAGGGCCTTTGCTGAATATATTTTCACTTCATTAATCTTACATTTTATATGCCtacattttattaattaa
- a CDS encoding uncharacterized protein (similar to Saccharomyces cerevisiae YNL098C | RAS2 | homologous to RAS proto-oncogene (paralog of YOR101W | RAS1)), with protein sequence MSMNNIHEYKLVVVGGGGVGKSALTIQLTQSHFVDEYDPTIEDSYRKQVVIDNKVCILDILDTAGQEEYSAMREQYMRTGEGFLLVYSVTSTTSYEELITYYQQILRVKDTDYVPIFLVGNKSDLEEERQLTFESGANLAKQFHAPFLETSAKQAINVEEAFYGLARLVRDNGGNYNPLNTIKDTAIVTTATNSYSPSVDNDTNVVNDNGGINNNNTNSNSNNNNNNNNNNNNNVNDNNNNTGSFNDNNGNNNGIYNNNYGSANSGATESKDLGKSNNNINNNMDVIEEEYTNDNANNVNKGGNTNGNSNINNSTAQAKVVSSANKKSNVKDNRPKGNVTKTQGNGNKGSSANSQPKNTSSDTNNKTSAKKESGGCCIIM encoded by the coding sequence ATGTCCATGAATAACATACACGAATATAAACTAGTTGTAGTTGGTGGTGGGGGTGTAGGTAAAAGTGCATTAACAATCCAATTGACACAATCTCACTTTGTAGATGAATACGACCCAACAATAGAAGATTCTTATCGTAAACAAGTAGTCATCGATAATAAAGTTTGTATTTTAGATATATTGGACACTGCCGGCCAAGAAGAATATTCCGCAATGAGAGAGCAATATATGAGGACAGGAGAAGGGTTTTTATTAGTTTATAGCGTTACTTCAACAACTTCTTATGAAGAATTGATTACTTACTATCAACAAATTTTAAGGGTTAAAGACACCGATTATGTCCCTATTTTCCTAGTTGGTAACAAGAGCGACTTGGAAGAGGAAAGACAGTTGACTTTTGAAAGTGGTGCTAATTTGGCTAAACAATTTCATGCACCATTCTTAGAAACCAGCGCTAAACAAGCTATCAATGTAGAAGAAGCATTTTACGGATTGGCCAGATTGGTTAGAGATAATGGTGGTAATTATAATCCTTTAAATACGATCAAGGATACTGCAATTGTTACTACGGCTACTAATTCCTATTCTCCTAGTGTTGATAATGATACTAACGTTGTAAATGATAATGGtggtattaataataataatactaatagtaatagtaataacaataacaataacaataataataataataataatgttaatgataacaacaataatactggtagttttaatgataataacggcaataataatggtatatacaacaataattatGGTTCCGCTAATAGTGGTGCAACGGAGAGTAAAGATTTAGGAaaaagcaataataatattaataataatatggaTGTTATAGAAGAGGAATACACAAATGATAACGCTAACAATGTAAACAAAGGTGGTAATACTAACGGTAATAGCAATATCAACAATAGTACGGCACAGGCTAAAGTGGTTTCTAgtgcaaataaaaaaagtaatgtAAAAGATAATAGACCAAAAGGTAATGTAACAAAGACACAGGGGAATGGTAATAAGGGTTCTTCCGCTAATTCACAGCCTAAAAATACTTCCTCtgatactaataataaaacctCTGCTAAGAAAGAAAGTGGTGGCTGTTGTATCATtatgtaa
- the PHO23 gene encoding Pho23p (similar to Saccharomyces cerevisiae YNL097C | PHO23 | PHOsphate metabolism), whose protein sequence is MTSSNTPASSPSHISTHNGNTITSDPQHSHSTTNISIKHPANLYPGLNDINDILEELPLEYARYLTLLKEIDAKCFNFIPNLRHNIKDLLNEVGDNNNNINSSSSISNNLLLINQYFHDLMPSLEEKLHVSSIAVENINKLIKRLELSYEISIKNEEIPIKLRLGDNNHPAMHLHYELMEKAGKPEKKHQRRGNTRSAVHQNSNNSNSDSNSNNTNTIASNNGIKGNSSSSSSSNNNNNNEKVNSDDKNNSSGNKKSSKEIKDDNKTSATKKSSKIDDNTGGTDAATNMTTSSNKNNDSDNSNNNENKKRNHNGSSSNIGNGGKPKKRKYTKSGGSNTNTGNNNEKDLLYCYCNNVAYGEMVGCDGKDCQIEWFHLPCIGLKTLPRGKWYCKDCLNK, encoded by the coding sequence atgacaagCAGCAACACACCAGCATCATCTCCATCACATATTTCTACCCATAATGGTAACACTATTACCAGTGATCCACAACATTCTCATTCTACCACTAATATTAGTATAAAACATCCTGCAAATTTGTATCCTGGTTTAAATGAtataaatgatattttagaAGAATTACCACTAGAGTATGCTAGATATTTAACTCTGTTAAAGGAAATAGATGcaaaatgttttaatttcataCCTAATCTGAGACACAATATAAAAGACTTATTAAATGAGGTTGgtgataacaataataatattaacagtagcagtagtattagtaataatcTTTTGTTGATAAACCAATACTTTCATGATCTTATGCCTTCCttagaagaaaaattacatGTAAGTAGTATAGCAGTTGAAAACATAAATAAGCTAATTAAACGGTTGGAGTTAAGTTATGAAATTAGTATAAAGAATGAGGAAATACCTATTAAATTAAGATTAGgtgataataatcatcCCGCAATGCATTTACATTATGAATTAATGGAAAAAGCTGGTAAACCAGAGAAAAAACATCAAAGAAGGGGTAATACAAGAAGCGCTGTACACCAGAATTCAAATAACAGTAATTCagatagtaatagtaacaacACTAACACTATTGctagtaataatggtaTCAAGggtaatagtagtagtagtagtagtagtaataataataataataatgaaaaggTTAATAGtgatgataaaaacaacagcagtggtaataaaaaaagttccAAGGAGATTAAAGATGACAACAAGACCAGCGCCACAAAGAAGTCATCAAAAATAGACGATAATACTGGTGGTACTGACGCTGCTACTAATATGACAACcagtagtaataaaaacaacgatagtgataatagtaataacaatgaaaataaaaaaagaaatcacAATGGTAGTAGTTCTAATATTGGTAATGGTGGTAAaccaaagaaaaggaaatacACTAAGAGTGGAGGTAGCAATACTAACACTGGaaataacaatgaaaaagatcttttatattgttattgtaaTAATGTAGCTTATGGTGAGATGGTTGGATGTGACGGTAAAGATTGTCAAATAGAATGGTTTCATTTGCCTTGTATTGGATTGAAAACGTTACCTCGTGGGAAATGGTATTGTAAAGattgtttaaataaataa
- the CRC1 gene encoding carnitine:acyl carnitine antiporter (similar to Saccharomyces cerevisiae YOR100C | CRC1 | CaRnitine Carrier) codes for MSLEIEDQEQLIERTITNPSNNNSKLRENIQSFVAGGVGGVFSVLVGHPFDLIKVRCQSNQASGLLDAIRQIQNTASTAINNSASGPKRLINIAGFYKGVGPPLVGVTPIFAVSFWGYNLGKDVVEYFDNTKSYTTNYTLSTTQMAIAGFLSAIPTTAITTPIERVKVVMQTTHNNLSMFETAREMNIRSLFKGCIATFARDGPGSALYFASYEYTKNRLSKNDDKDAMNISNIMIAGGVAGIAMWLGVFPIDTIKTKLQASATTKNTPGTQTNSNIISVAKQIYTKNGGIRGFYPGLGPALLRAVPANAATFLGVELAHYLFKEFDL; via the coding sequence atgagctTAGAAATCGAAGATCAAGAACAACTCATTGAAAGAACTATTACCAACCCTTCCAACAATAACTCAAAATTACGTGAAAATATTCAATCATTTGTTGCCGGAGGTGTAGGTGGTGTTTTTTCAGTATTGGTCGGTCACCCAtttgatttaattaaagTCAGATGTCAATCCAACCAAGCAAGTGGCTTATTAGATGCAATAAGGCAGATACAAAACACTGCTTCTACTGCTATCAATAACAGTGCTAGTGGTCCAAAACGTTTGATTAACATTGCTGGTTTTTATAAAGGGGTTGGCCCCCCATTAGTCGGTGTTACTCCCATTTTTGCTGTTTCGTTTTGGGGATATAACTTGGGGAAGGATGTAGttgaatattttgataatacTAAGAGTTATACTACCAATTACACCTTATCAACCACACAAATGGCTATCGCGGGGTTTTTATCCGCTATTCCAACGACTGCAATTACCACTCCAATTGAAAGAGTTAAAGTAGTTATGCAAACTACTCATAATAACCTATCGATGTTTGAAACAGCTAGGGAAATGAATATTAGGTCTCTATTTAAAGGCTGTATTGCTACATTTGCAAGAGATGGACCTGGCAGTGCTTTATATTTTGCATCTTACGAATATACTAAAAATAGATTATCcaaaaatgatgataaagATGCAATGAATATATCAAATATTATGATTGCTGGTGGAGTTGCAGGTATTGCCATGTGGCTAGGTGTTTTCCCTATAGAcacaattaaaacaaaattgcAAGCAAGCGCCACTACTAAAAACACTCCTGGAACTCAAACCAACAGTAACATCATCAGTGTAGCTAAGCAAATTTATACAAAGAATGGTGGCATTCGCGGATTCTATCCTGGATTGGGACCTGCTTTGCTTAGAGCTGTTCCTGCTAACGCAGCCACTTTTCTAGGTGTAGAGTTGGcacattatttatttaaagagtttgatttataa
- the NUP1 gene encoding FG-nucleoporin NUP1 (similar to Saccharomyces cerevisiae YOR098C | NUP1 | NUclear Pore): MQKQHQSSIISNIKRTHQNNNKSDHSFPITSNTSSNETSKNLSNTIPLFKERPNLLLLEPKLRLTLIKYKQLIRLGQLEKLAKLLNDQNIYEQTDALNNNTPLQGNKLLLNKPTYSHTSTALENNNNNNDKTKKRSWYNANDFEYELSEYDISQNKSDSGEKCLHENIGNHKENQNSISTNSFTGNNKGTDTKTSLTNKSSFSTTTEGAASSSNAIVNTSSGNNNKRLKNLSDINSQTSSNKIDTKNGEANTINNLLTDTQMKLLSGTLQTNINNKKRVSINNSDDFEKVKISKLFNTSNVSENGSSNIKNTLGPIVPSTAFDFVKKPTPFSNNNGKTTTTTNTNNSNTTTTNNNNIQVNDDSCMLLHETPSKIAQNSSNNTVKRDEAKKESNDLFLDLTKNSGTTGLDKPAFSVSSSATSFVTKDKSFTNHESEVSSDENDRKRKKPTFKFNDKNSTVKAKTEKSLFTFGRNDVDNNTKDTNNNHNSSLIFGSSANNTKDTTGDKKDPSGFTFNNVPLAAATAAGTTTASTNKPTFNFSAPSTTGIKNGKADIDPGESKTASAKGFLFKPTLISKPAEEEKNKTLTTSPFPTQSGKTPDTSEPNKPIVFGASTGTNNNTENSDKPNLFGTVGASTKPSFNFTLNKKDNTNGPSTNVDSSSNGISNGKPVFSFGAGKKDTKPFAGFDINNNNNTAALKPTNSTLAPSTLNATTELRFDLSNFNTGTKNVNPSLFAPKPQNNIFSNNNVTTGTGGVFGTNNGNVNNGSVFSTPSPVLPGAPTKLSNINNNNNNNNSDAFRPSSKINMNFATSAPPSKVFGASVPPSSVFGANGNSVASTNVNGIGATAATTNNPIGNGLINNNNGLMFNNNNPNLFNNVNLNNNTNNNISSLSPSPLAGFVPSQSASPAFGQQQQGMNTVMTPIGQMNIPTGRKLARMRARRA; the protein is encoded by the coding sequence ATGcaaaaacaacatcaaTCCTCCATTATctcaaatattaaaagaacacatcaaaataataataaaagtgatCATTCTTTTCCTATTACTTCTAACACTTCTAGCAATGAAACTAGCAAAAACTTGTCCAATACTATACCGTTGTTTAAAGAAAGACcaaatttattgttattagagCCTAAATTAAGATTAACTTTGATTAAATACAAACAATTAATACGTCTGGGACAACTGGAGAAATTAgctaaattattaaatgatcAAAACATTTACGAACAAACCGATGcacttaataataatactccTTTGCAAGGTAATAAGttacttttaaataaaccCACTTATAGCCATACCAGTACTGCGTtggaaaataacaacaacaataatgataaaaccAAGAAACGTTCCTGGTATAATGCTAATGATTTTGAATATGAACTATCAGAATATGACATATCGCAAAACAAAAGTGATAGTGGCGAAAAATGCCTTCATGAAAATATAGGTAATcataaagaaaatcaaaacTCTATAAGTACTAATAGTTTTACGGGGAACAACAAAGGTACTGATACTAAAACTTCGCTAACTAAtaaatcttctttttcaacaacGACCGAAGGTGCTGCTAGTTCATCTAATGCTATTGTAAATACTTCATCTGGCAATAACAACAAGAGactaaaaaatttatctgATATTAACTCGCAAACAAGTTCGAACAAAATTGATACGAAAAATGGTGAAGCTAATaccattaataatttattgacTGATACACAAAtgaaattattatcagGGACCTTGCAAACGAACatcaataataagaaacgtgtttcaattaataatagtgatgattttgaaaaggttaaaatttcaaaactATTTAATACCAGCAATGTGAGTGAAAATGGTAGCAgtaacattaaaaatacattAGGCCCTATAGTACCTTCTACTGCATTTGATTTTGTTAAGAAACCAACACCttttagtaataacaatggaaAGACTACCACCactactaatactaataatagtaatactactacgactaacaataataatattcagGTTAATGATGATAGTTGTATGTTGCTCCACGAAACACCTTCAAAAATTGCACAGAACTCTTCCAACAATACAGTAAAAAGGGATGAAGCTAAAAAGGAGTCCAATGATCTCTTTTTAGATTTGACAAAAAATTCTGGTACTACTGGGTTGGATAAACCAGCGTTTAGCGTTTCCAGTTCTGCCACATCTTTTGTTACCAAGGACAAGAGTTTTACTAATCATGAATCTGAAGTATCAAGCGATGAAAATGATcggaaaagaaaaaagcctacatttaaatttaatgataaaaatagcaCAGTGAAAGCCAAGACTGAAAAATCTCTTTTTACGTTCGGAAGAAATGACGTTGACAATAACACAAAAGACACCaacaataatcataatTCCAGCCTTATCTTTGGTTCTTCTGCAAACAATACCAAAGATACAACTGGCGACAAAAAAGATCCATCTGGTTTTACATTTAATAATGTGCCGCTTGCTGCCGCTACTGCTGCTGGTACCACCACTGCCTCTACTAATAAGCcaacttttaatttcagCGCACCAAGTACCACTGGTATCAAGAATGGTAAAGCTGATATTGATCCAGGTGAATCAAAAACAGCATCTGCCAAaggatttttatttaaaccAACTTTGATTTCAAAACCTGctgaagaggaaaaaaacaaaacactTACAACTTCACCCTTTCCAACCCAATCTGGCAAAACCCCCGATACTTCTGAGCCTAATAAGCCAATCGTTTTTGGCGCTAGTACCGGcacaaacaataatacagAAAATTCAGATAAACCAAACTTATTTGGGACTGTCGGCGCTTCTACAAAGCcaagttttaatttcacTCTTAATAAGAAGGATAATACTAATGGTCCTTCCACCAATGTGgatagtagtagtaacgGTATAAGCAATGGTAAACCGGTATTTTCATTTGGTGCTGGTAAAAAAGATACTAAGCCATTTGCAGGATTTgacattaataataacaataacacaGCTGCTCTCAAGCCCACCAATAGCACTTTGGCTCCTTCAACTTTGAATGCCACTACGGAATTGAGATTTGATTTAAGTAATTTTAATACCGGGACAAAAAATGTTAACCCGAGTCTGTTTGCACCCAAACcgcaaaataatatatttagtaataataatgtcacGACCGGAACAGGTGGGGTTTTTGGAactaataatggtaatgttAATAATGGTAGTGTGTTTAGTACCCCCTCTCCAGTATTACCCGGTGCCCCGACAAAACTTTCaaatatcaacaacaacaataataataataatagtgatgCATTTAGACCATCttctaaaattaatatgAATTTTGCCACGTCTGCTCCACCCAGCAAAGTATTTGGTGCCTCTGTCCCTCCAAGTTCAGTTTTTGGAGCAAACGGTAATTCTGTTGCATCTACTAATGTCAACGGCATTGGCGCTACTGCAGCAACTACTAATAATCCCATTGGGAACGGtcttattaataataacaatggattgatgtttaataataataatccgAATTTGTTTAACAATGTGAAcctaaataataatactaataataacatctCATCCCTGTCACCGTCACCTTTAGCTGGTTTTGTACCATCGCAATCTGCATCTCCAGCGTTTGGTCAACAACAGCAAGGTATGAACACAGTTATGACACCAATTGGTCAAATGAATATTCCAACAGGTAGAAAATTGGCAAGAATGAGAGCAAGAAGGGCATAA